The Spinacia oleracea cultivar Varoflay chromosome 2, BTI_SOV_V1, whole genome shotgun sequence DNA segment TCTTCTGTCACTAACCTTCACCGGATGACGTCAGACCATAACCCTCTCCTTTTGTCCAGCAAGGCGATTACCCATAGTCGTCCTGCAAGTAACTTCAAATTTGAGCCTATGTGGTTTTCTGACCCCATGTTTGTGGATTGGTTTTCGGGTAAGTGGAAGTCTAATTCTGAGTTGTTCACTGGGAAGTTGTGTTTCATGGCCAACGAATTACAAAAGTGGGGGAAGGAGAATTTTGGTGATttgaaaaaatcaaaatctaaaaTCCAGGCTCGCATTAGGGGTATTCAATCAGCCATGGAGCGTGATCCTCTTAATTTTTACCTTTTTGATTTGGAGAAAACCCTTAACAAGGATTTGGAAGAAATCCTGGATCGAGAAAGATGTTTTGGGCAACTAGAGCTAGGTCGGATTGGTTATTGTTAGGAGATAGAAATACTTCCTTTTTCCACCTTTCAACCATCATTCGTAGGAAGCAGAATAACATTTTATTTCTAAAGAATAATGTTGGCCAGGAGCTTCATTCTCAGCAGGATATTCAAGCCCATATCCTCGCTTTTTTCTCTGACATTTTCACTTCATCGGGCTGTGATTTACATGAGTCCTACATCTCCAACAATTCCATTCATTGTGCCCACATGCCAAATCCTCTGGAAATTAAGGGTGCTCTCTTCTCCCTTGGTCCTAATAAGGCCCCCGGACCGGATGGGTACCATGCCTTAGGGTTTCACAAATTATGGGATGTAATAGGGCAAGACCTTTGCTCTCTCATCCAGGGGATCTTCTCCACTCAGTGTGTTCCTGAAAATCTCAACAAAGCCTCCATTGTTCTTATTCCCAAAGTCGACCATCCCATCAAAATTAACAATTTCAGGCCAATTAGTCTTCTCAACTCCTCATACAAAGTAGTCACGAAAATTCTGGTGCAAAGAATCAGACCCAACCTCTTCAACATTATTTCACCGAACCAAAACAGTTTTATCCCCGGAAGAGGTTGTGAGACTAACCTTATAGTGGCTAGTGAGATTTTGCATTCAATGAGTAAGAAGAAAGGGAAAAAGGGGTTCTTTGCCATCAAATTGGACCTTGAAAAAGCTTATGATAGGATGGAATGGCCCTTTATCCACCTTTGCCtccaatttttcaattttgacGATCAGACTATCTCCCTTATTATGAGTTGTGTTTCGTCTGGCTCCTCTTCTATCATTGTCAATGGCCACCATATGTCTTATTTCAAGCCCTCTAGAGGTATCCGTCAAGGGGATCCGTTATCGCCTTACATTTTTATCCTTTGTATGGAATTTCTTTCTAGGAAAATTCACCAGGCTTGTGAGGATAAGAGTTGGACACCGCTTAAAGTTAGAGGGGGGCAATCTGAAATTTCTCACCTGTTATTCGCTGATGATGTCATGTTTTTTGGGGAAGCCAATGCCCACACCCTCGATGCTATCCAACTGTGCCTTGAGTCCTTTTTCTCTATGTCTGGCCAAAAAGCTAACCCACACAAAAGTGCTATGGTCTTTTCGAAAAATACTCCCTTGGGAATCATAGATGAGTTTGAACAGCAACTTcaaataaaaaacaccacttccCTTGGTACCTACTTAGGGTTCCCGCTCCAACATAGAAAGCCTTCCAAAGCTAAACTCTCTTTTATCATTGACAAACTCAGTTCTAAACTAGCTTCTTGGAAGTCTATAACTCTCTCAAAAGCCGTTCGTGCTCTTTTAATCCAATCTTCTCTCCTGGCTATTCCAAGATACTACATGCAAGAAACCCACTTTCCTCTTGCTATCACGTCCAAGCTGGACTCTAACTGTTATAACTTCTTTTGGGGTGGTGGTGTGGGAACCAGGAAGATGTCTTGGATTTCTTGGAACAATATGTGTCGCCCTAAGGAAACGGGAGGATTGGGTTTCTTGAAAAATGAGGAGATAAATGCCATTGGTTTAGCTAGACTGTGCTGGAATTTGGAAAAAGGAAGTCGCTagattctaaaattatttttgacaaATACATTAGGAATAAAGCTTCCCCTACTTCCTTTAGGTTGGGATCTCATATTTGGAAGGCCGTAGGCAAGGGTTGGGGTTTATACAAGGAGAGTCTGGCCTGGGAGGTTGGAGATGGTAACTCCATTGACTTGTGGAACGACAAATGGGTGGGAAATGAGCCTTTGAGGGCTGCTCTCGTTGGGCCTATCAATAGAAGGGAGGAAATCCAGTTAGCTAGTGATATTGTGGGTATGTCTCCTTCCCAACTTCAAAATTTCTTGGCTTTTCCTATTTCGCTTGACATGTGCAATCTGATTTGCTCCATCAAGTTCTCCTCAAAAGCTGATTTGATCTTCTTGGATTGGCAATCAAAAGGAAAATTCAGTTCCCGTTTGGCTAGAAAATTCCTTGACTCAAATAAAAAATGCATTCCAACTCGTACCAGGATTGGGCTTGGGTCTGGAAGACTGTAGGACACCCTAAAATGAATTATTTTCTTTGGCAACTCTGGTGGGATAGAttagcaacaaaaaaaaaaaaaaaatctgaatttGAGGATCAAGTCTAACCCTTACTGTTGTTTTTGTCCGGGTGTAAAAGAAGATAATGAGCATATCTTCAGAAATTGTGTGAGGGCCAAGGAGTTCTGGGGGGCAGCAGATATTATGTTAGATATGTCCCCTTTTAATGATTGGGTAAAGTCTTCCCTGCTCTCTAACACCACTGGCAGGGATAATATCCCTTTAAATGTGTCATTTGCCTTTGGTTTGTGGGCAATCTGGAAACGCCGTAATGCTTGGTGCTTCTCGAGAAACAACATCCCCATTGCTTCCACTTATAAACACTCTTCTTGGGCTGCTTTGGAGTGGTTCTACACTCAGAACCTTCTCTCCAAGGAAGAAAAGCCCACCCCCCCAAAGTGGTCTCCCCCACCAGTTGGCTTCATTAAGATCAACTCGGACGCTGCCTTTGTGTCTTCTTCTTCTATCTCAGGTTTGGCGGCAGTAGCTAGGAACCATTTAGGTGTGTGGTTGGAAGGGCGAGTTTCAGCTTGCTACGCTCATGATGCGTATATGGCGGAGCTTGTGGGTATTAAAGAGGCCCTCTCTTGGGCAGAAGGAAAGGGTTGGGACCATTGTATTTTTGCAACTGATTCTAGCAATGCGGTGACTGATATTACTAATGTTTCTGTTTGTAATTCTAGATACAATTCTACAATTGGTATTTGCAGGGCAAAGCTTGATAGGTTACAAGACTCGACGTTGATTTTTGAGGGACGCCCGGCTAATATGGTGGCTGACTTGTTGGCGAAAAAAGCGAGGAACAAATTCACCTTACACTCGGAAGTTTGTTTTTACCAATCCCCTACCCTGGATTGTATTAAACTTTTAGCTGATGATGTGCCTGAGAATGATAGTATTAATAGGGTTGTTGGTGTAGCGCCACACCCATCTGATGTAACCTTTGAGAACTTAGGGGCTAGCAGCAGGTCTCTGCATAGCTCTATTATTTAATTAAGTGTTCTtttattccaaaaaaaaaaaaatctcattttcaacacttcaaaattccaagtccacggcggcataatgccggactttcaaattcccaaattcaatgtctcaaattcatggcggcataatgccggattttccatattCGAAGCCTCGCATTctatatacaaaagtgcgtcctttccagttcaaagttcaaacttcaaatcaAATCCCAACTTCAAACTCATTTTCGAGCTGCAAATCCTTGCCTTCCATTGCTCTCAAATTCAATATtccaaacatttccaatgggttgaaactcccctgaaataatacaaattcgatccctcaaaacacttccaatgggttgaaaatcccttgaaatagtacaaattcaaattcctattcaatgggttgaaaatcccctgaaataatacaagtccaattgtcaaatgggttgaaaatcccctgaaataatacaagttcaaaaccctcttttccaatgggttgaaaatccactgaaataatacaagttccaattctctaaagggttgaaaatcccctgaaatagtacaagttcaaatttcgcatccaatggatattcgaaatcgacggatcttggtttcagtgggagctgatcgagatcgtcaaaagcaagaaatgaatactccggaaacgatgatatggaTCGTatgggaaatataaatattatccaagtcgtagatgtttccagaaacggaaacatggtacgtatcggaaaatattattggaaatggaaatattgccggaatcggaaatattgccggaaacggaaatattgtcagaatcggaaatattatcgaaatcggaaaataattccgaaaacggaaatattaaatatttgttcgaaacggaaactaattccggaatcggaaatattaaatattgttcgtatcggaaatgaattccggaatcgggaatttaatcgaaagcgtatcgtacgaattagcatcggacgaggctcgctagacgaaggcccagcacgaagccaggccgtcgcccagcaggccaagcgcaacaaaccacacgccaagcctcgaccaggcccagcgcaatgccaggcccagcctaggcctgtggcgcgcgcggagcagtcgtgggctgcgacgaTCGGCTGCGAGcaagtgcagctcgcgtgggccgcgaggcttgcgcgggctgtgctcgtgctcatgctcgtgtacggttgtgtgcaaaacaaatcctaaatctattagaatttgtcatatgattaaatcctaatcctaatagataaagtttatttaatagagtcctagcaggattctaattaacctaaactagtattctaataggattataagtccttttccataactctataaataggggcctagggtcacaaatttatacacaacattgaagtattcaaaggtaagattttgaagcaaaatcagccaaacacttgcaacctatttagccgaaaatcctaggaaccttaagggcgattctagttggtcaagcttaaggcggatccggacgtgctgtggactatcttcggagggacgacacttggagtcctaaagacttgttcttgttcggttcgggcgcagctagggaaggcacgctacaaagtgtatgcatctgaattatgctaaatgattatgtgtaaataatatgtttcctgacattaaggttttccgcatgatttatgttttgtcatatgtatcataacctaacagtggtatcacgagccccttattatttacataatctaaattgcatgacatggttaaattttacaaattttcaaagaattaaaaggggtgattaattttcgtaattgttaattaattgcaaattgcgtttatttaattatatgtacgcagttttttggcagtttctttgttactcatccaaatcgagtgatttttgtgtcaattctgcatgtaaaaggcattctaaaattttgacaaaaagagtatttttcggccgaacccagaattcccaaattcgaagcctaactatgacttttcggaggttttagtttttcgaacgcaaaagtttgtaaatttaagatattaaattGTATAtatgcgattcttgttgataaatcttgagttttttattgacctacagtatatgtttaataactttgaatacctagacttgttaattatacaacctaatttgtaattatgattaatttgttgaaattcgaataatttagaattgatttgtttttcataattaattaataatttaattaaggtatccatgattaaaatccaccataaaaattgttaatttatgttaaattttaaatttttatgacctagatttgaatccatgttaatcggaaattaattaattaataaattttcgatttttcgccctaaaattatgaaattaatatgttttattaatttgtcattagttttgaataaaaaattttaaattttttaaaaaacgcccattaatgttgcacgcacaaagcaatggaagctagatgttacccttaaggggtgttgtatagtgcgggcacgcgacgacgagcaagggagctcgtcgcccgtgcggtacgaatgcagcgagcaaccaagcaTATGGCGCGCGcccgaggcaagggagcctgggcgtgtgtgctgtgtgcttTGTGCTATGGGCGAAGGTCGATGGGCGTGGCACATGACGaggcgcgagggcgagagctgggtcgcccagcgatcgctgctccgcgcaccaaggagcgctgcctcgccacgagggttgctgcgatgcatgcgggtAAGCaagctgcgcgcaagcgtggcttggcttgctgcgtttgcgcgtggcttcTGCTACGATGTGCCATGGGTGTGCGATCggtcgtgcacacgatggggcttgggcgcaagcccaagtgctcgtcgtgttacgattgagtcgttttgaattttaatttgagattttcagttcggaaataattttaataaattttaaaattaataatttaaatttttttctcggattttaattttgaatattataattattataaattttaatttatactaattattttactaaaattaaaccttgaattaatttaaattcatttaattcaagtgaaaaataaattaaataaatggattcgactataattttatatgagctttaaattttaattaaacttgtatgtttccagttagactagaaatacatttttatgtttaaatttagtaaagcatataaagttattggtttaagtgggagcaattttagtcataaactcttgattaggtctacaaatcctttaaggttaaacaacttgattagaattaataaggaatgaataattggtagattattggtgcccttgattaattgctgcaaatatttatgtgatgcataacgtgttttactaaccagctatgtgggccattcatgataatgaatgggtgaatggtatatattatatatgtactattttgcaggttatgaagtgactagtatggcccaaataggatagaaaatatggtctgcgtaccattaatttgaatgtaattggtctaatgcaccaaatttgttttttaattcaaatatggtctgcgtaccatcaaatagttgtaattagtttaattatagctgatcctatttggagaaaatggcgcctcccacggtgaaattctagacggagtttccaatccattttcaagacggactttgaagttgaagcttcaggatgaagtcgggccatactagatcacatttatcttatgcatgctttaagttatttattgcttttaaatatgtcttaaatatgcatgagattgaagcttgattatgttgcatgattaaggattttagttcacttaaaatctaaccaacatagtaagagccttaagttccaaacataaaaattgagttaaaaggtgccatgccaaaataacacttacttggataacctttacatcaatctagtaatagttttatgctcagcgaggtgttacttattgatcctaaaggggtaaggtacacaaataattgtgagtacatgttagttttggtgaaactcaacgatataagtaaggagtccttttatgtcgtggaaaaattgataggtttacctaataagctcttagacgtacctattaaccaagagtagtttctagactattagcaaaaggcttttgcttacctaaaagtttttagaattgagtctaaatacataatgtgcttaaatcttcaatggtttttagggtcttggaatcattttattcacacctgccggaataataaattcgaataaaatgctaataacttgtttgaattgcatgattgctttaattttcaagttattattcatgataaatgtttagactttgcatgcttcaatgtatgttttaatcattgtttataattaaatatcttgcactgcagtaaatccttttagaaaggtaacagtaaatttcctcgattggtagtgaatccaagaacgattcacggaaatgagagaaagtgagcaatttaaaatgtacgtttcttatatcgacttttatggttgttttcgagtatcaaagtcgaatggcaaaccgattggtgcttgtgaattcaaaatacaatgtagttttgagatcataaagcattgagtttaaacgctcagctttaccaatggttaacaacctaaaaatctttttccatttaattctcgaatgagtctagaccctagacattcgaatagatcgatgcttagagaattttagaagcttctggtaagatcatctagttgaagcaaacattcaacataaataaaatggtaagaactttgtcgaagtgacattggacatgtctaaacaaagtataaaagtcaacactagagaattcaattcttaagactataagaaagggtacaagaaataggaaaacaaaggaacaaatgaaaggaatttacaattccgtttctacctataagtttatgtttaaagagaagtgacctagcaatcaaacttccttggtatcacataccgcttgaggttcttacttcggtaataactcaaacaatggaagctaggctacactaatggcctacaagtgggaaatgaagaatGGCAATgctgcattagttgtagggtcatctagtttgttcttaagtcctttcaaggctggaacttaatggctattttgttccataatcagcatacctaaatttttgCTTCAAGCACAGAAAGACtcgcattcaagaaaaacaaaaacaatgtttgtttgtttatttgaatgaaatggacATTAcgagttgagtcaatatgcttaattaaaacaaacaaatctttaacaataagaactttactaggttcaaaccaaccccttgatttgagttccactaatctttggcattgttgcttagaccatattaaCAAGTcaacgttctaaagctctattttgatggacttttgaaagttggttgatttctagatcaattcaagacaagctagtcttacttgttgaaagtaacaaaagatatgaactattgttagaacgcctagacaatagaattcaaagctaaagaaaggttttataactttattatttcacacagatttgagtgaatataggtttatttactcaatgtgatataagtttgaatctgtttggctagttcaaagattcagaattataaatcccacttggcaagaaatcataaagatctaggatagatcatgtggatgattacttgagaccgaaaatgatcatcaatgattgtgtgttgtaatttcacgatctagctccataagatatggcatatctacgttggaatgatcaaagTTTATTAGTATTTTATTCGATCAATGATCATAaacatttttcctataatttctaaaacaaaatgctcaactacgaccaaactaaactaaattcgtcaaagctattgaaaagtaattgcagaatatcttttcaaaaaatatatatctaaagacttgctaaactcagtgggagcttagcgtttgttattcaacaaactaaggcccaagaatagatatatgtttcattgtgatttattcaaatgagacacaagggtattgtttctacaacgaatttttgaaaacataatgtttgtttgctcgaaataatgtccttttggagattcgtttccaaaatgacaagtgggagaaaatagacctcgaaagtcttcgaggcgaacaacaaacataaactgacatttcggaggcttttcgaagttcttcagaaaatccgaacacgtattctttaaggactttagaagtggctttaaagaatagaaatctcttagaagactttacaagtgcttcaaggagaacagaatattcaaagaactttcaagtgtctgttgatattctatcgtttgatgttctataccctagtaggcatagagttcaagtcactgaaactatgatattcttctattagatagtgaagaaacatggagttcaggtcactatacaattcttctattagatagtgaagaaacctacaacttacagtcaaactattatcatgtagattaatgagtttgtgacttgtaataAAGCTATGCCGAaccctagattccctaaaatggttagaggccgtatatagacttaatgtttaattgtttaaaggccataaaaacatactcaatgttctgatgacaaatttgaaattttgttgatttgcaagaatgatttatatctattggttgcaaattggttttaaggataaaaaccatcaaacatggaaatgtGTTCagaacacaaagctagattagttgctaaaggttacaagcaaattgacggcgtggattgtgttgaaacctcatgcataatcgtaatgcttaagtctataattcaagcaatgattgcatattggtacatatggcaattggatgatagaaacgaattcctcaatcaaatgttggaagaaactatgtacatggtatgtcataggatttgtggatccaaataaataattgaaaaggaaagctagcttatgaaatctaagtacagatttaagcaagcaaattgggaatgaaaactgtattttagtgaaactaataagtattttagtttcataaaatgtacatgattcttatagatatataagaagtttagtgggagtacatgaaacttaattggtcctatgtgtatcacacacatatctctctattgtgaaataacattaaaatgctaataacttagatttgaaattcttcatcaatgatggaccatggcgaaacttagtacatactgggtattaagatctatttacaaagatcttatgatattgttttggattaagtaatggcatttactaaatcaaacacgaaagactccattggagatattcgatccatatgaataaatctaagtaatgaatgtttgaactatgtataagcatttactaagttaaacatcaaaggatctaagtgagattcttaacctatattatatgtcaaagaatttagctggatttagtatctactgaaactagaatgagctaaagttacatgaatagaattcaattgggaattattctgcaaaagaatttatcatgtatgatataatatgaggatcgccaaaaacgtatcgtatgactttaggcatgacgaacatataccaatctctattgatctaagtgaagatcaactagattgagatcaagaatacttatggtacttgaaaaggtacataggaataattcttgattcaaggaaataaatatatgctaaatattgatgctacacgcataaacattggtaaaggatcaagcaagatccctttggagttaaccattggcaagaacgagctatagagcatcgtgttttgaaatggcaacatggatcggagaccacgagttgttgcgtgggaaattaaatattaatttctatgttctaagatacagctggaaagtcttccatatatctgtgaactgcttggataagtaaatccaaccaaagcatcactaacaacctatacagttgaagtaaaagtacttattgcctaagaatcaataaaacaaggttgtttatgttaaagagttcttcactgaacttgggtagatcacctatctgttgagttaatggttcttcattgcaaaatgcgtagaaccactaatggagcaagaaagactagatcacaaaataaacatactcaaaagatcttatcatctatctcgaagaacattcgatgaaaatgatattaagattggcaaagcatgataactaaacctatgcaacaagtgagaaacaacactcacattgtggcactggaaatcaagcatagctttgaattccatgaactgttttaaatatgggttagaggcccatggttgtaaaacattgggattgaacatttatcatatatgaaatgcattttcatattccatttaatcttggtttagtattaaatgatgagtaccttcaaatttgacgatatattcaagatagactgtcaggaccagtcctgtgactaagaaatgtctatcaagtgaacttgaatgtcaaacgttgaaaatggtccctggtcggagttttatATAAGGTGGActcatagaaaatgttagacgactagaatgcaagatgactagtagttctgtttcttgaactatgtagacatggcaatgtcataatcatttgcataaatacttactttgggaagactagtatcggacagacctatgaaactttactgtaagagatgaaaatctgtcataagtaaatttcattaaaattattagacactaatcctcaatacctgagtgatttgagattacttgtttgagaactgcttactttgacgttgaccaaccgtcgcaccgtaaaaggaggctataaaggtaacgctcaggtaatcacctatcaaacgaagtctaatctcaagatcgcaagattgggattgtcctcccataaatcgggatgagatgcttaaaagttgtacaaggccactcggagagctagaaactgtaaaatgcatggccgtgctcagatgaatcataggctatgattatctgtttatttgatcagttgaactctgaaaccgagaaacacctctggacgtaataaggatgacaactcttaccttatgttaaagagcaagcatcgagcgacaaaggaattaggaaatgcacacttgtccttaaggacaagtgggagacttaaggaaataatgcccttggtccaagtatgcatttaatgataagtctaataaatgcggttcagtattaattgacaagttaataattcagtgagatcaagtgagctgaatgcctagctagaggccgcttcagttcaagtggaattaatgatattaatccacagcttactcttgactgaacccgtagggtcacacaaatagtacgtaaacgaatcaagtatttaatggcattaaatactccatctatggatattcggaatcgacggatcttggtttcaatgggagctgagatcgtcaaaagcaagaaatgaatactccggaaacgatgatgttgccggaaacggaaatatggatcgtatcggaaatataaatattatccaagtcgtagatgttgccggaaacggaaacatggtacgtatcgggaaatattattagaaatggaaatattgc contains these protein-coding regions:
- the LOC110789129 gene encoding uncharacterized protein, which codes for MLDMSPFNDWVKSSLLSNTTGRDNIPLNVSFAFGLWAIWKRRNAWCFSRNNIPIASTYKHSSWAALEWFYTQNLLSKEEKPTPPKWSPPPVGFIKINSDAAFVSSSSISGLAAVARNHLGVWLEGRVSACYAHDAYMAELVGIKEALSWAEGKGWDHCIFATDSSNAVTDITNVSVCNSRYNSTIGICRAKLDRLQDSTLIFEGRPANMVADLLAKKARNKFTLHSEVCFYQSPTLDCIKLLADDVPENDSINRVVGVAPHPSDVTFENLGASSRSLHSSII